One window of Gigantopelta aegis isolate Gae_Host unplaced genomic scaffold, Gae_host_genome ctg6180_pilon_pilon, whole genome shotgun sequence genomic DNA carries:
- the LOC121366570 gene encoding protein MNN4-like — protein sequence LEFYWKRKQKKKNQRRRQRKQPEEKKEEEGGDCPNNSKSTTKTLPEEELEKYRHKCERKTKLREQQQQQEVGNLLFLKLHSQRHNNSMDQSDITLAGVLLERKQKKKNQRRDRGNSREKKNEEKKQRVPQQLQRVPPRLSRRSNSF from the exons CTGGAGTTCTACTGGAAaagaaaacagaagaagaaaaaccaaaGGAGAAGACAGAGGAAACAGCCAGAAgagaaaaaggaagaagaaggaggagacTGTCCCAACAACTCCAAGAGTACCACCAAGACTCTTCCAGAAGAA GAGTTAGAGAAATATCGACACAAATGTGAGAGAAAAACCAAATTaagagaacaacaacaaca ACAGGAAGTTGGGAACCTGTTGTTTTTGAAACTCCATTCTCAAAGACACAACAATTCTATGGACCAGTCGGATATCACTTTAGCTGGAGTTCTACTGGAaagaaaacagaagaagaaaaaccaaaGGAGAGACAGAGGAAACAGCAGAGAGAAGAAAAATGAAGAGAAGAAACAGAGAGTGCCCCAACAGCTCCAGAGAGTACCACCAAGACTCTCCAGAAGAAGTAATAGCTTCTGA